Within the Vigna angularis cultivar LongXiaoDou No.4 chromosome 10, ASM1680809v1, whole genome shotgun sequence genome, the region ctttaatttttctctgtatttataaatataaaatttttaatttttttaataactaaaacaGCTCTACAAATGAGTGATGGATATTGtgtaaaagaaaacattttcctTGTGAAATATATGGAAGTAGCTTCTAGAAAATGTGCTTTATATGAAAGCAATCAAGTTTGAATTGTGACATATTCAAAGTACAGAAAATTCTTTGAACTGCATATTCGTACGgctgatttaattattttattacaatatgtaatgcatgattttactcatttttaatcttatttcaCTACAACAGTTGCTCAAAAAATTGTGGAGAAATCGCACAAATTGCACTAACTGTCATAATCAAGCAACTTAGcttattaacttaaataaattattttatgaaataaccgaaatatatttaaattaaatatcatcTCATCACAGATAAATCATCCTGAGAAAGTTTATGTAAagactaaataaatatttaattctttattttttagtatatcttttaatttatttaaacagctttatttattttttaaaactgtcAAGACTGTTTTTTTCTCACTTCTCATcttttttaaactttcaaaaGATCTTCTCCGATTATATTTGTCTCTATCaggtaattttaattttttgtcttaaatttaaacttcttaaaaaacatttcaaattttgaataaaacaatacaaaaataaataaataaatattagaaaagaaaattaaaatttgtatacaCATAAGCAATAAAAgtattacaataattaaattttaactaaataaaaagtattatgaTAAAGACTACACTACGTGCCTGTGATTTCACTAAGTAGTAATGTACAGTGAGGTGAggatattatatattatgtaatttcgtttttgtataacattaaaaataactaGTTCAAATGATAATGTTTTAAGGCAATATCCCCCCAAGATGAATATTCTCTTTTTCAGTTTATCAATTTGAcctttatttctaaattaatttataatattaaaaaacctaaatagataaataactttaaattacAGTACAAATTGTCTATCACAAATCTAAACCATAATCAGTAAGTTTTAAAGATGTTTCTTCTTAGAAAGtttagttataatataattatatataataacaccttttaatataaatcaaaaGTTCATCTTTTGCATTGCGCATATTAAAATAGAGATAGACTAATCAtaagtttaaagtttaaatatgtttttttattttttaattttaagtaaaaattgaattaggttctttttaaaattttagacaatttaatgttttatttttgaaaaatatgtgaatttagctttttaactatttattaaagttttttaattaatattaaaataaaaatatgtcaaagtaaataatttatactaattaaacatttaaaatataaaataaatttaacaaaatttaattaaaatgattaaatttatatatttaaaaattaaaaaattaaattgaattaatgttttaaaaattaactaattctaattttctccgaaaaatatatatatttaatttatataaattatgtgCTTTTTTAGGTCCTTTAACGTAATGAACTTGTAACATGCCCTTATCTTCTCTCAtgatttattaaaagataattaaaaatatatatatatatatagcttttaaattattaaaaaaccgACATTCTTTTTACATTTCCAAGAATTGATCAGTGGACTTAATTACTAAACACAATACAACCACTTGTACgaattaattaaaagaactGTCATGCTAATagcaataaattataatatttattatcctAATCCAGTTGTCAAAATATAATTACGTGATtggattttgaaaattcaacatattttgtTGATGTTCAAAGAGATGAGAtgtggaagaaaataaaaaactactgGTAGATGCTGCCCCCAATTTGGCAAATGAGTCAGAATAGCACACACACTATCTGATTAAAGCCATTATTCCACTGTGCCTGAGACCATGGCACAGAGCACGGATTTCAGCCATAAAGCATATTAGACCTTCTATGAAATTTCTCTGATAATCTCTAATTAAATTCACCTTTAAAACCACAAAAGTTAAGGGTTGGTTTATCTAAGATATCTGTATAGTATTCCCACTAGCACCTGGAATCCTTATCATAGGCACATGAAATGCAATCCAACAGCACTTTCAGAAATTCCATCAAAGATGAGTTGATTTCTAGCACACCAGATGACCTGTTAATAATAGCAACGAATTTAGAAAGCTTTCAATCTATTGCAGTCAGCTTTTCATGCAATTCAAAATTGGGCGTATAATGTTGTAGTTGAAAAAACAATCTATACTTTTGCAGAAGAATTGACACTTTACTGCATAGAAAAGGTTGTGATGATAACCCAATACTTGATGTTCTTTTAACAATGAAGTgtagatataaattttttagttgttcATTTGTGATTCCAGTAAAGTAAAAATACATACTAAACTATTTGAAAACCCCTTTTCCATATACTTCTGAAACAGCAATTATAATGCAATGATATGACAATACAGCTCGAGTCCATTTGTAGAAGGGGTGTGACACATGAAATGGCAATATATACAATTTCCTAGTGGTGGGAAACTGCTTCAAAGCAGTGCACTACTGGATTTGGAACATTAATGTTCAAAACAACTAACTAGTTGAACTCACTTGTTACAGCAACTAGTCATTTCCATCTAGAGCCTTTGGAGGTCCATTTCCACCCTGCAATGCAGCCATTTCCTTTGCCTCTCGAGATGTTACATTGTCAATATTGTCAATCTCCTCATCAATGGGAAGGGTCCTCTTTGATCCTTCCAACGCAACACCTAGTActatattttcttcaagaacagTCCTGGATGCTTGAGGCTGTGCAGCAGGTTTCTTTTCCCCTTGCGGTTTTGATGCTATATTAACATTAAGTCCACCAGTTTTGTCAGCACTGTTAGATGAGGAGGGCACTACATTCTCAGACTCAATATTTGGCTTTATGTTTTTAGTGGTCTGACCCTTGGATTGCTTGGAATCTATGTCCTTCTGGGCTGAATTTTCTACTACCGAACCAGATACTTTAGATTTAGAAGAAGATTCTGGAACCTCCACGTTTTCCTTGTTTGAATCTAATTTCAGTGGCTTGTTCTCACCCACTTCTGGGTCGGGTTTGGGTGTCACAACTGTTTTCCCATTTGTGTCAGAATTAGATGTCACAGGTGTCTTGGAGTTTCCATTTGCATCAGAGTTCGATGTCTTATTATCTTGATCAACAACTGGTCGTGCAGATCGACTTTTCATCTTATCGTCTCCATTGATTTTGTAAGATGGTTCAATCACTAATAATGGGCGGTTAGGTACTGTGACCGGACCTCCACCAAATGTGGAATCTGCAAACGGTATATTATCCAAGTCAGCATCACTGTATACTTTCTGCAGGGTACGAACCGGTGTCGCAAGTCTGGCTCGGTGATGGCCTATAACTCTAAGAAGATCCAGCAGTATTGCTTcctatttttcaaaattcaaaaggtTGAAAAATCAGCTAAATCCAAGAACAATAatacaaaattgaaagaaatcTCAGTTTTTGAGATGCTTATCTCACTGCAGatgttttattttagataaataagGAAGTATTCTTACCTTAACACAAAGATATTCTTCAAAATGTGAGGTCTTAACAAAACAAGATATCAGAATCTGAGGAAATCATAGAAAAgaaatgttataaatatatattactacCATACATTACATAGATAAAACATGGGCAATCGTCAGGTTTGATCATGATTGATGAAAGTTCCAATCTGTTAATATAGGTACATGATGGAACATGATAGATGCACACGTAACAAAAGCAGGTATGTACCGTTTATATAGGTACGTTGCAGTACTTTTTTAAGGTTTAGACGATAAACCATGTAGACTATCAAATATCAACTTATTTCAAGTATTCATTAACCTATTTTAAGTACCCTATTTTGGACAGTGAAAACGGCATTAACAAAAATATCCCAAGTATTTAAAGATGATATTTAACATGaaacctaaaaataaattaaaattgatctaAATATAAAGCATAATAGGAGGAAGAAAACTAGAGATTCATAGATATACCGTTTGCTGCTCTGTTATAACTTTTCAATGAATTGAATCGTAATGAAGTTCACGGGTAGGTTGAAAGCATGAATAATGATTATAACAAAAACTCAAGTTAGATCACAGATTACAGAATACACGATTTTGTCTTAGGGaactaaaagttaattttatctataaaaagCTAAGTACAGAATGAATTCTTCCTCAAACTGTTTATGGCACAATGATTACTGTAGCTAAATATTTATGGAAAAAGggaataaagaataaaatagtatttaagaATTAAGATCCTGTTCAGTTAGCATAGAATCATTGATTTGCAAGATTAACTACTCCATACTAACCAAAAGAGCCTGATTTTCAGGATTTATGTTGTCCAAAAACACTCTCCTGTGCAGTCTCTGCTGCTCAACTTGAGGATTTTTGGCCAATACCTTCCGCATGTCAGCAACAATGTTCTACAGAAGCATTAAAACATGTGTCACATCTAGGgataattatcataaaatgcTCAAATATGAGTGAAAAAAATTaaccataaaaataaacaataaaactGTTTCTTACATTAATCTTGTTTACATCCAAATGACTAATGGCTAGATGAGTTTTGATTCGCCAATGTGTTTTTTGACTAAGGTTCCGCACAACATTCACTGTAAATTTGTGGTTTGGAATGTGAACAGCTTCACGATCTTCACCTCTAATAATTGTTGGTGACCACCAGCCAACATGCTGCATAGCATGAAAACATCAATGGCCATTTAATAATGACTGGTATCAAACACTACACCATACTCTGTAATGTCCTTCTGCTAAGTTATTATTACATATAAAACAATTAGGCACATATTTAACAGAAGTAATTCCCCCATTCAAATGTTAAAAGTACAGTTTAACACACCTCGACAGTACCAGAAACCTCATATCCTTCAATCTTTGTTTGAATCCATTCATTAACCACAAAAGGCCGAGTTGCATGAATCATCACACTTGAAAGGAAGTTTGTAAATATCTGAATATATAACACTTAATGTCAACAAGTGCCACAATAACATTCTGGCCATTAAAATTCAAGGGAATTGTGATGATTAGAAGAAACGATAAATCAATCCCACACCTCACGACCAGCAAGGGTCAGCAAAACTGTCCCAAGACCTCCTGCAGTAACCCATTTCTGGGTAGAGAAGCCTAATAATTCCATGAACAATGAAAAGGCTGCTATCCATACTGCAGAATAAACAGCTTTGCCAGCAAATTGGAATCCCATctaagaaaaacagaaaatttattATGTCATTAAAGTTGAACCATAACAAATAACCGAGCAATACACCAAAATCCAGatttttatagtaattatatCCAATTGGCAATGCTGTTGCCAAGCTACTGGTCTTCTATACATGATACATAATCTAAATACATACACACCCATTATAAATTCTTTTAGCCTATGTACATAGCAAAAGATATAGCCATGATATATCTAAGTGTTCTCAGTTCTTCATTTTTATGGAGATAAAAGTTAATTTAGAAGATTGATAATGCATAAAACAAATTGATAGGTAGAAATGCTACATCCAAAAGCTGAAACATTACTTATCATTTAATAAGGAAAATATATCGCCCAACTAATGTCATTGGCTGTTTGATTGATAAATCACGTTAGTcataatatgtatttaaatttatgacaGCCAACAGGTGATAAAATATATGGAATCCACAACATATTTATGACGTTTAAATTCATATAACTGTGATGTCTATTGTctatacaaaaagaaaagatacaTACATTTCTCGTCTCACTTGCATCAGTAGCCTCCGCAAAGAATTTCTGTGATTGTTGAATTACACTACACCAGAGAATCACACAATTAAGTTTATGGATGAAAAATTTAGTAAGCACTGTAAATTGGGACCACAAATCCAGCTAAAGTACTCAAACTGGCTACAACAATGATAATCTTGGAAGAACTATAGCTGAACGGTCCCTATCATAAAGCACATAAAAAGCTGAGATAATAAATATGTAAGGTATCACAGTTTGTCATAATAATAGAAAATCGGACCATTTCCCTAGTAAACGAAGAAGAAAAACCTATATAAGTGCTTAAGTACATCATTAAGTGACAAAATATTCATCAGTAGATCAATTGAAGGTAAGGAAATAGGCACACCTTGACAAACAATAGGCAAAGGCCAGAACCGTTGACAATGATCTCACAAAATTCAGAAGCCGGTCCTTAACAACCTGACCAGGTTCTGAAGGTAGAATTAATGGCTCCAATGCTCTGCAGTTAGTGGATATGTCAGCACACGAAGAATATCAAAGAAAGATATAACAAATTCAG harbors:
- the LOC108319851 gene encoding mechanosensitive ion channel protein 2, chloroplastic, giving the protein MALPGSLQLSHGLGLCRNLGCNKHSRATGHGKLHLFRAGLSYSISFMRQECGGFQYLRYINKPTHTLSCKGRSFKCHCLLVPGQPNDLPAVKAAATVLARSSNLLQNNPIIVKLIPAIGVIIFAIWGVGPLLFQTRKILFQRSDNSWKKSTTHYIVTSYLRPLLLWTGAILICRALEPLILPSEPGQVVKDRLLNFVRSLSTVLAFAYCLSSVIQQSQKFFAEATDASETRNMGFQFAGKAVYSAVWIAAFSLFMELLGFSTQKWVTAGGLGTVLLTLAGREIFTNFLSSVMIHATRPFVVNEWIQTKIEGYEVSGTVEHVGWWSPTIIRGEDREAVHIPNHKFTVNVVRNLSQKTHWRIKTHLAISHLDVNKINNIVADMRKVLAKNPQVEQQRLHRRVFLDNINPENQALLILISCFVKTSHFEEYLCVKEAILLDLLRVIGHHRARLATPVRTLQKVYSDADLDNIPFADSTFGGGPVTVPNRPLLVIEPSYKINGDDKMKSRSARPVVDQDNKTSNSDANGNSKTPVTSNSDTNGKTVVTPKPDPEVGENKPLKLDSNKENVEVPESSSKSKVSGSVVENSAQKDIDSKQSKGQTTKNIKPNIESENVVPSSSNSADKTGGLNVNIASKPQGEKKPAAQPQASRTVLEENIVLGVALEGSKRTLPIDEEIDNIDNVTSREAKEMAALQGGNGPPKALDGND